From Oryza sativa Japonica Group chromosome 4, ASM3414082v1, one genomic window encodes:
- the LOC4336560 gene encoding dol-P-Man:Man(7)GlcNAc(2)-PP-Dol alpha-1,6-mannosyltransferase isoform X7, translated as MKWQVDGQGALVVSVISSPAVFVMHLCHVPKVYGLLAVRIVLGSIILMTLRLLRVQFISDIQVKRKFGHHAEAFYLILTATQFHLLFYSTRPLPNVLALAFVNLTYYFWFKGNHRRTLQALIVAAVIFRCDMILLLGTIGLALLLSRSISLLEAIKCCVSTAIICIGFTVLVDSILWRRILWPEFEVLWFNSVLNRSSEWGTHSIHWYFTSALPRSMLVAYPLCMVGALLDRRIVPYILPVFSFVVLYSKLPHKELRFIMASIPMLNVSASLAASRIYNNRKKTGWKLLYVLMIGGFLSSLGYSGVTFMASYNNYPGGYALKALHEADSVMKDKIVHIDAFTAMSGVSRFCESEYPWRYSKEEKISIEEYQERNFTYLLNEHRHISGYKCLFAVDGFSRAKIQPRIPLLSLVKEPKVFAHGNTRDPDILSLNWPGCP; from the exons ATGAAATGGCAAGTAGATGGTCAAG GAGCATTGGTTGTATCTGTTATCTCATCGCCTGCAGTCTTCGTAATGCATTTATGTCATGTTCCAAAGGTTTATGGTCTTCTAGCAG TTCGGATAGTGTTGGGTAGTATTATCCTGATGACTTTGAGACTTCTCCGAGTTCAG TTCATTTCTGATATACAGGTAAAAAGGAAGTTTGGTCATCATGCTGAAGCATTCTATCTGATACTAACTGCTACCCAGTTTCACTTATTGTTCTACTCAACCAGGCCCCTTCCGAATGTCTTAGCTTTAGCTTTTG TTAACTTGACATACTATTTCTGGTTCAAGGGAAACCATCGACGCACATTACAGGCCCTG ATTGTCGCAGCAGTTATTTTTAGGTGTGACATGATTTTGCTTCTTGGTACAATAGGACTTGCACTTTTGCTG AGCAGGTCTATTTCTCTATTGGAAGCAATCAAATGTTGTGTAAGCACTGCCATTATATGCATTG GCTTCACTGTACTGGTTGACTCTATACTGTGGCGGCGAATCCTGTGGCCAGAATTTGAGGTTTTGTGGTTTAATTCAGTTCTGAACCGGAGTTCAGAGTGGGGT ACACATTCCATCCATTGGTACTTCACCTCAGCACTTCCACGCTCCATGCTGGTAGCATATCCTCTTTGCATG GTCGGTGCTCTTCTTGACAGAAGGATAGTGCCATACATACTTCCAGTCTTCTCATTTGTTGTGCTTTATTCAAAGCTTCCACATAAG GAGCTTCGCTTCATTATGGCTTCGATTCCCATGCTTAATGTGTCTGCTTCACTAGCAGCAAGCAGAAT ATATAATAACAGAAAGAAAACTGGGTGGAAGTTACTTTATGTTCTCATGATTGGTGGCTTTCTTTCCAG TCTAGGATACTCTGGTGTAACTTTCATGGCATCCTACAATAATTATCCTGGTGGATATGCTCTAAAGGCTCTACATGAAGCAG ATTCTGTAATGAAGGACAAAATTGTTCACATTGATGCCTTCACTGCAATGAGTGGAGTTTCACGTTTCTGTGAAAGTGAATATCCTTGGAG ATATTCTAAGGAGGAAAAAATTTCCATCGAGGAATATCAGGAAAGAAATTTCACATATCTGCTGAA TGAACACCGCCATATCAGTGGCTACAAGTGCTTGTTTGCCGTGGATGGATTCTCCAGAGCGAAAATTCAACCTCGAATCCCACTACTCTCACTG GTGAAAGAGCCAAAAGTGTTTGCACATGGGAATACGAGAGACCCTGATATTCTTTCGCTGAATTGGCCCGGTTGCCCTTGA
- the LOC4336560 gene encoding dol-P-Man:Man(7)GlcNAc(2)-PP-Dol alpha-1,6-mannosyltransferase isoform X4: MKWQVDGQGQMALPVYHNILLLDMPVVSIYGALVVSVISSPAVFVMHLCHVPKVYGLLAVRIVLGSIILMTLRLLRVQFISDIQVKRKFGHHAEAFYLILTATQFHLLFYSTRPLPNVLALAFVNLTYYFWFKGNHRRTLQALIVAAVIFRCDMILLLGTIGLALLLSRSISLLEAIKCCVSTAIICIGFTVLVDSILWRRILWPEFEVLWFNSVLNRSSEWGTHSIHWYFTSALPRSMLVAYPLCMVGALLDRRIVPYILPVFSFVVLYSKLPHKELRFIMASIPMLNVSASLAASRIYNNRKKTGWKLLYVLMIGGFLSSLGYSGVTFMASYNNYPGGYALKALHEADSVMKDKIVHIDAFTAMSGVSRFCESEYPWRYSKEEKISIEEYQERNFTYLLNEHRHISGYKCLFAVDGFSRAKIQPRIPLLSLVKEPKVFAHGNTRDPDILSLNWPGCP; this comes from the exons ATGAAATGGCAAGTAGATGGTCAAGGTCAGATGGCATTACCAGTTTACCACAATATACTCCTACTAGATATGCCTGTAGTGTCTATATATG GAGCATTGGTTGTATCTGTTATCTCATCGCCTGCAGTCTTCGTAATGCATTTATGTCATGTTCCAAAGGTTTATGGTCTTCTAGCAG TTCGGATAGTGTTGGGTAGTATTATCCTGATGACTTTGAGACTTCTCCGAGTTCAG TTCATTTCTGATATACAGGTAAAAAGGAAGTTTGGTCATCATGCTGAAGCATTCTATCTGATACTAACTGCTACCCAGTTTCACTTATTGTTCTACTCAACCAGGCCCCTTCCGAATGTCTTAGCTTTAGCTTTTG TTAACTTGACATACTATTTCTGGTTCAAGGGAAACCATCGACGCACATTACAGGCCCTG ATTGTCGCAGCAGTTATTTTTAGGTGTGACATGATTTTGCTTCTTGGTACAATAGGACTTGCACTTTTGCTG AGCAGGTCTATTTCTCTATTGGAAGCAATCAAATGTTGTGTAAGCACTGCCATTATATGCATTG GCTTCACTGTACTGGTTGACTCTATACTGTGGCGGCGAATCCTGTGGCCAGAATTTGAGGTTTTGTGGTTTAATTCAGTTCTGAACCGGAGTTCAGAGTGGGGT ACACATTCCATCCATTGGTACTTCACCTCAGCACTTCCACGCTCCATGCTGGTAGCATATCCTCTTTGCATG GTCGGTGCTCTTCTTGACAGAAGGATAGTGCCATACATACTTCCAGTCTTCTCATTTGTTGTGCTTTATTCAAAGCTTCCACATAAG GAGCTTCGCTTCATTATGGCTTCGATTCCCATGCTTAATGTGTCTGCTTCACTAGCAGCAAGCAGAAT ATATAATAACAGAAAGAAAACTGGGTGGAAGTTACTTTATGTTCTCATGATTGGTGGCTTTCTTTCCAG TCTAGGATACTCTGGTGTAACTTTCATGGCATCCTACAATAATTATCCTGGTGGATATGCTCTAAAGGCTCTACATGAAGCAG ATTCTGTAATGAAGGACAAAATTGTTCACATTGATGCCTTCACTGCAATGAGTGGAGTTTCACGTTTCTGTGAAAGTGAATATCCTTGGAG ATATTCTAAGGAGGAAAAAATTTCCATCGAGGAATATCAGGAAAGAAATTTCACATATCTGCTGAA TGAACACCGCCATATCAGTGGCTACAAGTGCTTGTTTGCCGTGGATGGATTCTCCAGAGCGAAAATTCAACCTCGAATCCCACTACTCTCACTG GTGAAAGAGCCAAAAGTGTTTGCACATGGGAATACGAGAGACCCTGATATTCTTTCGCTGAATTGGCCCGGTTGCCCTTGA
- the LOC4336560 gene encoding dol-P-Man:Man(7)GlcNAc(2)-PP-Dol alpha-1,6-mannosyltransferase isoform X5, translating to MNRAMHDILYHNYHIEKYDHLEFPGVVPRSFIGALVVSVISSPAVFVMHLCHVPKVYGLLAVRIVLGSIILMTLRLLRVQVKRKFGHHAEAFYLILTATQFHLLFYSTRPLPNVLALAFVNLTYYFWFKGNHRRTLQALIVAAVIFRCDMILLLGTIGLALLLSRSISLLEAIKCCVSTAIICIGFTVLVDSILWRRILWPEFEVLWFNSVLNRSSEWGTHSIHWYFTSALPRSMLVAYPLCMVGALLDRRIVPYILPVFSFVVLYSKLPHKELRFIMASIPMLNVSASLAASRIYNNRKKTGWKLLYVLMIGGFLSSLGYSGVTFMASYNNYPGGYALKALHEADSVMKDKIVHIDAFTAMSGVSRFCESEYPWRYSKEEKISIEEYQERNFTYLLNEHRHISGYKCLFAVDGFSRAKIQPRIPLLSLVKEPKVFAHGNTRDPDILSLNWPGCP from the exons ATGAATCGG GCCATGCATGACATTCTCTACCACAACTATCATATTGAGAAG TATGATCATTTAGAATTTCCTGGTGTTGTCCCTCGGTCATTTATAG GAGCATTGGTTGTATCTGTTATCTCATCGCCTGCAGTCTTCGTAATGCATTTATGTCATGTTCCAAAGGTTTATGGTCTTCTAGCAG TTCGGATAGTGTTGGGTAGTATTATCCTGATGACTTTGAGACTTCTCCGAGTTCAG GTAAAAAGGAAGTTTGGTCATCATGCTGAAGCATTCTATCTGATACTAACTGCTACCCAGTTTCACTTATTGTTCTACTCAACCAGGCCCCTTCCGAATGTCTTAGCTTTAGCTTTTG TTAACTTGACATACTATTTCTGGTTCAAGGGAAACCATCGACGCACATTACAGGCCCTG ATTGTCGCAGCAGTTATTTTTAGGTGTGACATGATTTTGCTTCTTGGTACAATAGGACTTGCACTTTTGCTG AGCAGGTCTATTTCTCTATTGGAAGCAATCAAATGTTGTGTAAGCACTGCCATTATATGCATTG GCTTCACTGTACTGGTTGACTCTATACTGTGGCGGCGAATCCTGTGGCCAGAATTTGAGGTTTTGTGGTTTAATTCAGTTCTGAACCGGAGTTCAGAGTGGGGT ACACATTCCATCCATTGGTACTTCACCTCAGCACTTCCACGCTCCATGCTGGTAGCATATCCTCTTTGCATG GTCGGTGCTCTTCTTGACAGAAGGATAGTGCCATACATACTTCCAGTCTTCTCATTTGTTGTGCTTTATTCAAAGCTTCCACATAAG GAGCTTCGCTTCATTATGGCTTCGATTCCCATGCTTAATGTGTCTGCTTCACTAGCAGCAAGCAGAAT ATATAATAACAGAAAGAAAACTGGGTGGAAGTTACTTTATGTTCTCATGATTGGTGGCTTTCTTTCCAG TCTAGGATACTCTGGTGTAACTTTCATGGCATCCTACAATAATTATCCTGGTGGATATGCTCTAAAGGCTCTACATGAAGCAG ATTCTGTAATGAAGGACAAAATTGTTCACATTGATGCCTTCACTGCAATGAGTGGAGTTTCACGTTTCTGTGAAAGTGAATATCCTTGGAG ATATTCTAAGGAGGAAAAAATTTCCATCGAGGAATATCAGGAAAGAAATTTCACATATCTGCTGAA TGAACACCGCCATATCAGTGGCTACAAGTGCTTGTTTGCCGTGGATGGATTCTCCAGAGCGAAAATTCAACCTCGAATCCCACTACTCTCACTG GTGAAAGAGCCAAAAGTGTTTGCACATGGGAATACGAGAGACCCTGATATTCTTTCGCTGAATTGGCCCGGTTGCCCTTGA
- the LOC4336560 gene encoding dol-P-Man:Man(7)GlcNAc(2)-PP-Dol alpha-1,6-mannosyltransferase isoform X6 — MKWQVDGQGQMALPVYHNILLLDMPVVSIYGALVVSVISSPAVFVMHLCHVPKVYGLLAVRIVLGSIILMTLRLLRVQVKRKFGHHAEAFYLILTATQFHLLFYSTRPLPNVLALAFVNLTYYFWFKGNHRRTLQALIVAAVIFRCDMILLLGTIGLALLLSRSISLLEAIKCCVSTAIICIGFTVLVDSILWRRILWPEFEVLWFNSVLNRSSEWGTHSIHWYFTSALPRSMLVAYPLCMVGALLDRRIVPYILPVFSFVVLYSKLPHKELRFIMASIPMLNVSASLAASRIYNNRKKTGWKLLYVLMIGGFLSSLGYSGVTFMASYNNYPGGYALKALHEADSVMKDKIVHIDAFTAMSGVSRFCESEYPWRYSKEEKISIEEYQERNFTYLLNEHRHISGYKCLFAVDGFSRAKIQPRIPLLSLVKEPKVFAHGNTRDPDILSLNWPGCP, encoded by the exons ATGAAATGGCAAGTAGATGGTCAAGGTCAGATGGCATTACCAGTTTACCACAATATACTCCTACTAGATATGCCTGTAGTGTCTATATATG GAGCATTGGTTGTATCTGTTATCTCATCGCCTGCAGTCTTCGTAATGCATTTATGTCATGTTCCAAAGGTTTATGGTCTTCTAGCAG TTCGGATAGTGTTGGGTAGTATTATCCTGATGACTTTGAGACTTCTCCGAGTTCAG GTAAAAAGGAAGTTTGGTCATCATGCTGAAGCATTCTATCTGATACTAACTGCTACCCAGTTTCACTTATTGTTCTACTCAACCAGGCCCCTTCCGAATGTCTTAGCTTTAGCTTTTG TTAACTTGACATACTATTTCTGGTTCAAGGGAAACCATCGACGCACATTACAGGCCCTG ATTGTCGCAGCAGTTATTTTTAGGTGTGACATGATTTTGCTTCTTGGTACAATAGGACTTGCACTTTTGCTG AGCAGGTCTATTTCTCTATTGGAAGCAATCAAATGTTGTGTAAGCACTGCCATTATATGCATTG GCTTCACTGTACTGGTTGACTCTATACTGTGGCGGCGAATCCTGTGGCCAGAATTTGAGGTTTTGTGGTTTAATTCAGTTCTGAACCGGAGTTCAGAGTGGGGT ACACATTCCATCCATTGGTACTTCACCTCAGCACTTCCACGCTCCATGCTGGTAGCATATCCTCTTTGCATG GTCGGTGCTCTTCTTGACAGAAGGATAGTGCCATACATACTTCCAGTCTTCTCATTTGTTGTGCTTTATTCAAAGCTTCCACATAAG GAGCTTCGCTTCATTATGGCTTCGATTCCCATGCTTAATGTGTCTGCTTCACTAGCAGCAAGCAGAAT ATATAATAACAGAAAGAAAACTGGGTGGAAGTTACTTTATGTTCTCATGATTGGTGGCTTTCTTTCCAG TCTAGGATACTCTGGTGTAACTTTCATGGCATCCTACAATAATTATCCTGGTGGATATGCTCTAAAGGCTCTACATGAAGCAG ATTCTGTAATGAAGGACAAAATTGTTCACATTGATGCCTTCACTGCAATGAGTGGAGTTTCACGTTTCTGTGAAAGTGAATATCCTTGGAG ATATTCTAAGGAGGAAAAAATTTCCATCGAGGAATATCAGGAAAGAAATTTCACATATCTGCTGAA TGAACACCGCCATATCAGTGGCTACAAGTGCTTGTTTGCCGTGGATGGATTCTCCAGAGCGAAAATTCAACCTCGAATCCCACTACTCTCACTG GTGAAAGAGCCAAAAGTGTTTGCACATGGGAATACGAGAGACCCTGATATTCTTTCGCTGAATTGGCCCGGTTGCCCTTGA
- the LOC4336560 gene encoding dol-P-Man:Man(7)GlcNAc(2)-PP-Dol alpha-1,6-mannosyltransferase isoform X1, producing MAPPRPSPAARLLREYGWDLLLGSIAAFYAVMVPYTKVEESFNVQAMHDILYHNYHIEKYDHLEFPGVVPRSFIGALVVSVISSPAVFVMHLCHVPKVYGLLAVRIVLGSIILMTLRLLRVQFISDIQVKRKFGHHAEAFYLILTATQFHLLFYSTRPLPNVLALAFVNLTYYFWFKGNHRRTLQALIVAAVIFRCDMILLLGTIGLALLLSRSISLLEAIKCCVSTAIICIGFTVLVDSILWRRILWPEFEVLWFNSVLNRSSEWGTHSIHWYFTSALPRSMLVAYPLCMVGALLDRRIVPYILPVFSFVVLYSKLPHKELRFIMASIPMLNVSASLAASRIYNNRKKTGWKLLYVLMIGGFLSSLGYSGVTFMASYNNYPGGYALKALHEADSVMKDKIVHIDAFTAMSGVSRFCESEYPWRYSKEEKISIEEYQERNFTYLLNEHRHISGYKCLFAVDGFSRAKIQPRIPLLSLVKEPKVFAHGNTRDPDILSLNWPGCP from the exons atggcgccgccgcggccctcgccggcggcgaggctgctGAGGGAGTACG GGTGGGACCTGTTGCTCGGATCGATTGCCGCGTTCTACGCCGTCATGGTGCCCTACACCAAGGTGGAAGAGAGCTTCAACGTGCAG GCCATGCATGACATTCTCTACCACAACTATCATATTGAGAAG TATGATCATTTAGAATTTCCTGGTGTTGTCCCTCGGTCATTTATAG GAGCATTGGTTGTATCTGTTATCTCATCGCCTGCAGTCTTCGTAATGCATTTATGTCATGTTCCAAAGGTTTATGGTCTTCTAGCAG TTCGGATAGTGTTGGGTAGTATTATCCTGATGACTTTGAGACTTCTCCGAGTTCAG TTCATTTCTGATATACAGGTAAAAAGGAAGTTTGGTCATCATGCTGAAGCATTCTATCTGATACTAACTGCTACCCAGTTTCACTTATTGTTCTACTCAACCAGGCCCCTTCCGAATGTCTTAGCTTTAGCTTTTG TTAACTTGACATACTATTTCTGGTTCAAGGGAAACCATCGACGCACATTACAGGCCCTG ATTGTCGCAGCAGTTATTTTTAGGTGTGACATGATTTTGCTTCTTGGTACAATAGGACTTGCACTTTTGCTG AGCAGGTCTATTTCTCTATTGGAAGCAATCAAATGTTGTGTAAGCACTGCCATTATATGCATTG GCTTCACTGTACTGGTTGACTCTATACTGTGGCGGCGAATCCTGTGGCCAGAATTTGAGGTTTTGTGGTTTAATTCAGTTCTGAACCGGAGTTCAGAGTGGGGT ACACATTCCATCCATTGGTACTTCACCTCAGCACTTCCACGCTCCATGCTGGTAGCATATCCTCTTTGCATG GTCGGTGCTCTTCTTGACAGAAGGATAGTGCCATACATACTTCCAGTCTTCTCATTTGTTGTGCTTTATTCAAAGCTTCCACATAAG GAGCTTCGCTTCATTATGGCTTCGATTCCCATGCTTAATGTGTCTGCTTCACTAGCAGCAAGCAGAAT ATATAATAACAGAAAGAAAACTGGGTGGAAGTTACTTTATGTTCTCATGATTGGTGGCTTTCTTTCCAG TCTAGGATACTCTGGTGTAACTTTCATGGCATCCTACAATAATTATCCTGGTGGATATGCTCTAAAGGCTCTACATGAAGCAG ATTCTGTAATGAAGGACAAAATTGTTCACATTGATGCCTTCACTGCAATGAGTGGAGTTTCACGTTTCTGTGAAAGTGAATATCCTTGGAG ATATTCTAAGGAGGAAAAAATTTCCATCGAGGAATATCAGGAAAGAAATTTCACATATCTGCTGAA TGAACACCGCCATATCAGTGGCTACAAGTGCTTGTTTGCCGTGGATGGATTCTCCAGAGCGAAAATTCAACCTCGAATCCCACTACTCTCACTG GTGAAAGAGCCAAAAGTGTTTGCACATGGGAATACGAGAGACCCTGATATTCTTTCGCTGAATTGGCCCGGTTGCCCTTGA
- the LOC4336560 gene encoding dol-P-Man:Man(7)GlcNAc(2)-PP-Dol alpha-1,6-mannosyltransferase isoform X9 gives MHLCHVPKVYGLLAVRIVLGSIILMTLRLLRVQFISDIQVKRKFGHHAEAFYLILTATQFHLLFYSTRPLPNVLALAFVNLTYYFWFKGNHRRTLQALIVAAVIFRCDMILLLGTIGLALLLSRSISLLEAIKCCVSTAIICIGFTVLVDSILWRRILWPEFEVLWFNSVLNRSSEWGTHSIHWYFTSALPRSMLVAYPLCMVGALLDRRIVPYILPVFSFVVLYSKLPHKELRFIMASIPMLNVSASLAASRIYNNRKKTGWKLLYVLMIGGFLSSLGYSGVTFMASYNNYPGGYALKALHEADSVMKDKIVHIDAFTAMSGVSRFCESEYPWRYSKEEKISIEEYQERNFTYLLNEHRHISGYKCLFAVDGFSRAKIQPRIPLLSLVKEPKVFAHGNTRDPDILSLNWPGCP, from the exons ATGCATTTATGTCATGTTCCAAAGGTTTATGGTCTTCTAGCAG TTCGGATAGTGTTGGGTAGTATTATCCTGATGACTTTGAGACTTCTCCGAGTTCAG TTCATTTCTGATATACAGGTAAAAAGGAAGTTTGGTCATCATGCTGAAGCATTCTATCTGATACTAACTGCTACCCAGTTTCACTTATTGTTCTACTCAACCAGGCCCCTTCCGAATGTCTTAGCTTTAGCTTTTG TTAACTTGACATACTATTTCTGGTTCAAGGGAAACCATCGACGCACATTACAGGCCCTG ATTGTCGCAGCAGTTATTTTTAGGTGTGACATGATTTTGCTTCTTGGTACAATAGGACTTGCACTTTTGCTG AGCAGGTCTATTTCTCTATTGGAAGCAATCAAATGTTGTGTAAGCACTGCCATTATATGCATTG GCTTCACTGTACTGGTTGACTCTATACTGTGGCGGCGAATCCTGTGGCCAGAATTTGAGGTTTTGTGGTTTAATTCAGTTCTGAACCGGAGTTCAGAGTGGGGT ACACATTCCATCCATTGGTACTTCACCTCAGCACTTCCACGCTCCATGCTGGTAGCATATCCTCTTTGCATG GTCGGTGCTCTTCTTGACAGAAGGATAGTGCCATACATACTTCCAGTCTTCTCATTTGTTGTGCTTTATTCAAAGCTTCCACATAAG GAGCTTCGCTTCATTATGGCTTCGATTCCCATGCTTAATGTGTCTGCTTCACTAGCAGCAAGCAGAAT ATATAATAACAGAAAGAAAACTGGGTGGAAGTTACTTTATGTTCTCATGATTGGTGGCTTTCTTTCCAG TCTAGGATACTCTGGTGTAACTTTCATGGCATCCTACAATAATTATCCTGGTGGATATGCTCTAAAGGCTCTACATGAAGCAG ATTCTGTAATGAAGGACAAAATTGTTCACATTGATGCCTTCACTGCAATGAGTGGAGTTTCACGTTTCTGTGAAAGTGAATATCCTTGGAG ATATTCTAAGGAGGAAAAAATTTCCATCGAGGAATATCAGGAAAGAAATTTCACATATCTGCTGAA TGAACACCGCCATATCAGTGGCTACAAGTGCTTGTTTGCCGTGGATGGATTCTCCAGAGCGAAAATTCAACCTCGAATCCCACTACTCTCACTG GTGAAAGAGCCAAAAGTGTTTGCACATGGGAATACGAGAGACCCTGATATTCTTTCGCTGAATTGGCCCGGTTGCCCTTGA
- the LOC4336560 gene encoding dol-P-Man:Man(7)GlcNAc(2)-PP-Dol alpha-1,6-mannosyltransferase isoform X2, translating into MAPPRPSPAARLLREYGWDLLLGSIAAFYAVMVPYTKVEESFNVQAMHDILYHNYHIEKYDHLEFPGVVPRSFIGALVVSVISSPAVFVMHLCHVPKVYGLLAVRIVLGSIILMTLRLLRVQVKRKFGHHAEAFYLILTATQFHLLFYSTRPLPNVLALAFVNLTYYFWFKGNHRRTLQALIVAAVIFRCDMILLLGTIGLALLLSRSISLLEAIKCCVSTAIICIGFTVLVDSILWRRILWPEFEVLWFNSVLNRSSEWGTHSIHWYFTSALPRSMLVAYPLCMVGALLDRRIVPYILPVFSFVVLYSKLPHKELRFIMASIPMLNVSASLAASRIYNNRKKTGWKLLYVLMIGGFLSSLGYSGVTFMASYNNYPGGYALKALHEADSVMKDKIVHIDAFTAMSGVSRFCESEYPWRYSKEEKISIEEYQERNFTYLLNEHRHISGYKCLFAVDGFSRAKIQPRIPLLSLVKEPKVFAHGNTRDPDILSLNWPGCP; encoded by the exons atggcgccgccgcggccctcgccggcggcgaggctgctGAGGGAGTACG GGTGGGACCTGTTGCTCGGATCGATTGCCGCGTTCTACGCCGTCATGGTGCCCTACACCAAGGTGGAAGAGAGCTTCAACGTGCAG GCCATGCATGACATTCTCTACCACAACTATCATATTGAGAAG TATGATCATTTAGAATTTCCTGGTGTTGTCCCTCGGTCATTTATAG GAGCATTGGTTGTATCTGTTATCTCATCGCCTGCAGTCTTCGTAATGCATTTATGTCATGTTCCAAAGGTTTATGGTCTTCTAGCAG TTCGGATAGTGTTGGGTAGTATTATCCTGATGACTTTGAGACTTCTCCGAGTTCAG GTAAAAAGGAAGTTTGGTCATCATGCTGAAGCATTCTATCTGATACTAACTGCTACCCAGTTTCACTTATTGTTCTACTCAACCAGGCCCCTTCCGAATGTCTTAGCTTTAGCTTTTG TTAACTTGACATACTATTTCTGGTTCAAGGGAAACCATCGACGCACATTACAGGCCCTG ATTGTCGCAGCAGTTATTTTTAGGTGTGACATGATTTTGCTTCTTGGTACAATAGGACTTGCACTTTTGCTG AGCAGGTCTATTTCTCTATTGGAAGCAATCAAATGTTGTGTAAGCACTGCCATTATATGCATTG GCTTCACTGTACTGGTTGACTCTATACTGTGGCGGCGAATCCTGTGGCCAGAATTTGAGGTTTTGTGGTTTAATTCAGTTCTGAACCGGAGTTCAGAGTGGGGT ACACATTCCATCCATTGGTACTTCACCTCAGCACTTCCACGCTCCATGCTGGTAGCATATCCTCTTTGCATG GTCGGTGCTCTTCTTGACAGAAGGATAGTGCCATACATACTTCCAGTCTTCTCATTTGTTGTGCTTTATTCAAAGCTTCCACATAAG GAGCTTCGCTTCATTATGGCTTCGATTCCCATGCTTAATGTGTCTGCTTCACTAGCAGCAAGCAGAAT ATATAATAACAGAAAGAAAACTGGGTGGAAGTTACTTTATGTTCTCATGATTGGTGGCTTTCTTTCCAG TCTAGGATACTCTGGTGTAACTTTCATGGCATCCTACAATAATTATCCTGGTGGATATGCTCTAAAGGCTCTACATGAAGCAG ATTCTGTAATGAAGGACAAAATTGTTCACATTGATGCCTTCACTGCAATGAGTGGAGTTTCACGTTTCTGTGAAAGTGAATATCCTTGGAG ATATTCTAAGGAGGAAAAAATTTCCATCGAGGAATATCAGGAAAGAAATTTCACATATCTGCTGAA TGAACACCGCCATATCAGTGGCTACAAGTGCTTGTTTGCCGTGGATGGATTCTCCAGAGCGAAAATTCAACCTCGAATCCCACTACTCTCACTG GTGAAAGAGCCAAAAGTGTTTGCACATGGGAATACGAGAGACCCTGATATTCTTTCGCTGAATTGGCCCGGTTGCCCTTGA